In Lathyrus oleraceus cultivar Zhongwan6 chromosome 2, CAAS_Psat_ZW6_1.0, whole genome shotgun sequence, the DNA window atgtagacggtcgctttcaaggagaacaaggaatgtctacggtggtccacgagacttatgtctctcactaatgatgatatctcttggtataaccgtgtgtatgatggtgtgtagattattgactcttatggcgaattctccaatgtacctcttcttggtacatgtggtgggattaactacaatcctgttttggcacgtcggcagcttggttccccctaaaggataaacccaataacattctgttagagggtgtattctttcaggagggtaaatatccccaaggcttgaagggaagaatggtccgcgcttggcgcaagattcataggaaaggaaggaaagagttgggtcctaagaattgcatcgctttggagccttacactatttgggtttggaagagggcgtctgagtatctcattccttacgagtatccgagacctacacctatgattatggctgggccttcaaccctccctaatcaaggagtagaggagttgagagacgaagaccgttcacgtgcctggatccgtgaacgtgaagagttgcttcagcagattaaggagaaggatgcgttgattgagtttcttgagcatcaggttattgatgaccctgatgatgtatggacttctctacttcctcagtcttctaagttctggaagaggaggtatgatcgactcgccaaagagaaggccgatatggaggcagcctacgagagggaggtgaagaggcttcgcgcatcttatcttcctgtgtcccgagctttggatgattgtttctagggatccataggatgattattttccttttctcttgtatatgattaacaacgctgcacttcttttccctgatattatttgatgagatatttccatatgtgataaaatgcttaatatttccagaatttgcaaataaaactctaaagttcctttgaaataaaaaacaaatcatatgcacaagcattgcatgcatcatatgcataagcatgttttgtttccggtcccttgccctgtggtctaactctgtgtccttcatttattttgaagacaagctgactcaccggtactacactagagccaacatttcaagactgatggatcacttagagcaagagaaccgcgagctgaaagaggaagtggccagattgactgccctaatggagtcactcatggctgcccagagccagtcttctccgacaccttcaactcctccccagaggacagttatctccgagattgtctcctctactgtgcccgctgccagtacgcactttgttccaacaaccatgccaaccgggttccaGTGGGGGATGtctcccaatttcatgcctgagggtcttgttccagcctttgcttctatgccggtatctagcccggtccttgttgttcctcctcccatcgtgcatactttgcccagggtagacgacactatctatcattttgagccgtttgagggtccagatgtttatgagaagatggatgctatgaacgatcagtttcttgagcttcgcaaggaattgaaaactctcagagggaaggatcttttcggcaagtctgctgccgaactctgcttggttccaaatgtgaagatccctgtgaaattcaaggtccctaactttgaaaagtacaaaggaaatacttgtcctctcagccacttggtcatgtatgccaggaagatgtcgactcaaaccgataatgaccaactactcatccactactttcaggacagtctgtccggtaccgctttgagatggtacatggggttagacagtgcgaacatctgatccttcaatgatctcggcgaagccttcgtcaagcaatataagtacaacgtggatatggcccccgatagagatcaattgagagccatgtcccaaaaggataaagaaacatttaaggagtatgcccagaggtggcgagaggtggcaacacagatcgtgcctccgctagaagagaaagagatgactaagatctttttgaagactttaagttctttttattatgagcggatgattgctagcactccttctgacttcaccgagatgataaatatggggacgcgtctagaagaaggggtccgtgaaggacggttaaccagagaagaaggctcttctgccaaacgttatggggcgtttgcaaagaagaaagatggagaggcacatgttgtgacctcccatgagagaccaagaagaccctctgtgatGAGGAAGACCGagcgtcccgccggtaaccagcaccaggtggctcatatagcacctgttttcagagacaatcaacaatattAGCAACAACAGCtccgtccgcaacagcaggcctaccaacctcgaaacagtaatcagaccaatacaagttacgagaggaaaagggtcgccttcgatcctattcctatgacgtacgcagagttatatccctctttgatagagaggaagctgattactccgagagacccaccggctatacctgctaaccctcaatggtggtataagcccgagttacattgtgtttaccattctggtgctcccggccacgacgtggagaattgttaccctttgaagaccaaggttcaggaccttatgaggtgtggaattctgtgttttgaggacgtaggtcctaatgtgaagaagaacccattgcccgagcatgggaaatctgttaacatggtccaggggtgccctagcaaatacaaagtcaagtatgtcagtcatatccgacaatctctggtccagatgcatcgtttgctatgtgactacagtcattacgagcatgaccatgatagatgccgagtctgctctgttaaccgattgggttgttgccaggtgcgcaaggatgttcaggaaatgctggacgaaggagtcattgagatccttcaaaacaggagtgttgatgaaaatgagcctgaggtcaatgtgatctccccagtgttccggatacccgagcctgttatcatcaagtacaatggtagcaagcagaaggcttctcccgctctgatcattaagcctgctggtcctatgccttactcttctgaaaaagcagttccctatcgctacaacgccgtagcagtagagaatgggaaagaggtgtcattgccctcttcttctgttgtgaatattgtcgatgttagcggtttgacccgtagtggccgtgtgTTTTCAGCGCTGctgaagcctcaaattaatgttgattttgttgaacgcccgattgggaacactatgaattctccgaatccggcacttgctgttaatccctcctccgtactgaaaactcctacttctgttggcccgagtggcaatatgaaagaaaactgtgatgagatgctaaggctcatcaagagaagcgagtacaatgttgtagaccaacttctacaaacgccatccaaaatatctgtgttatccttactcttaaatttagaaccacaccgagaggctctgcagaaggtgttggatgtggcatatgtggatcacgatgtcactttggagcaattcgatagcaatgttgcaaatattactgcttgtaacaacctgagcttttgtgactctaatctccctgaggagggaagagaccacaacttggctttacacatatctatgaattgtagagacgacgccatgtccaatgtactggtggacattgggtcatcattgaacgtatttccaaagtccactctctcaaagctatcatatgAAGGATCccccatgaggcaaagtggagtagttgtgaaggctttcgatgggtctcgcaaaactgtgattggggaagttgatttcccaatcaagatcggaccaagtgattttcagattaccttccaggttatggacattcacccatcgtatagttgtctcttaggcagaccatggattcacgaggcaggcgccgtgacgtccaccctacaccagaaactgaaatttgtgaagaacaagaagctggtggtggtagggggagaaagggctctcctggttatccatttgacttccttctcttatatagatgctgaggatgaagttggaactcccttccaagctttatctattgctgaacctgttaaaaagggaactccttcatttgcttcctataaagatgcaaagttggccattaagcatggtgcaactgctggcttgaggcaaatgattgagttggaagacaataagtcccgggctggcataggttattcttctagggtcttcaacgagcaagggctgttcaaaagtggaggtttcatccacaccggtcaagatgaagaggctgctgccattctggaagaagataaggaggattctgacaatttcatcatccctggagggatctgcaataattgggtcactgttgatatttcgacagttatccataagtcaaagtaatgatcactttgtttaaaaacccttctcccatgccaaaaggaggagtgatgacattgttggcgcataaacacaatgatattttcattcaataaattcatgttaaatgtttgtttttccatttattttcccttttcgctttttgcatgaaattggtgatcacataaaaccctaaataagaataaaatcaatcttttcatctgcataatgatttgccttgtttgaattctaaagcttttcatatccaaaaatcattatgcaggttgatttctagacccattgaacataatgacccaacaccatctcccaattttgaattccctgtatttgagacagaggaagatgatgttgaagagattcctgatgagatcacccggctacttgagcatgaagagaagatcattcagccgcatcttgagaatctggaaatagtcaacttggggtctgaagattgtgtgcgagaggtaaagattggggcactcctggaagaatctgttaagaaggggttgattaagttgctacgagaatatgttgacgtctttgcctggtcatatgaagacatgcctggtctagatactgatattgtgcaacatttcccACCTCTAAAGtctgagtgcatgcctgtaaagcagaagctcagaagaactcatcctgatatggcagtgaagatcaaagaagaagttcagaagcaaattgatgcggggttcctggtgacttttacatatcctcaatgggtggccaatattgtgcccgtgcctaagaaagatggaaaagtctggatgtgtgtggactatagagacttgaataaagctagtccgaaagatgatttccctctaccacacattgatatgttggtagacaatacagctaaattcaatgtcttctcgtttatggacggattttccggatataatcagattaagatggcacccgaggacatggagaagacaacattcatcacaccttggggaacattttgttatcaagtgatgcccttcggtttgaagaatgccggagacacgtatcaatgagctatgaccaccttgtttcatgatatgatgcacaaggagattgaggtatatgttgacgatatgattgctaagtcaagaacggaagttgaacatgtagagcacctgttgaagctttttcagcgtttgaggaaatataagcttcgtctgaatcccaacaagtgtacatttggagtccgttctggcaagttattgggctttatcgttagtgaaagaggtattgaggttgatcctgcaaaggtcaaagcaatacaagagatgcctgcgcccaaaactgagaagcaagtccgaggttttcttggccgcttgcattatatctccagattcatatcccacatgactgccacatgtgcgcctatattcaagctcctccagaaagatcagtcccatgattggaccaaggattgccagaaagctttcgacagtattaaaggatatctgtctgagcctccgattctgtctccacctgtagagggaagacctttgatcatgtatctgactgtttttgaagactcgatgggttgtgtccttggtcagcaagacgaatcagggaagaaggagtatgttatttactacctgagtaagaagttcactgattgtgagtctcgatactcgatgcttgaaaagacatgttgtgctttggcttgggctgctaagcgcttacgccagtatatgataaatcatacgacttggttgatatccagaatggatccaatcaagtacatcttcgagaagcatgctttaatagggagaattgcccgttggcagatgttgttatctgagtatgatattgagtatcgagctcggaaggctattaaaggtagtatcttggctgaccatttggcacatcagcctattgaagattatcagtcagttcagtatgacttcccggatgaggagattctgtatttgaagatgaaagattgtgatgagcctacactcgacgaagggccagagcctggttccagatggagtatggtatttgatggcgctgtaaatcagtatggaaatggtattggggccgtgattattactcctcaaggcgcacatattccttttacagcaaggctaactttcaaatgcacgaataatatggctgagtatgaggcttgtattatgggattggaagaatgcattgatctaaggatcaagcatcttgatgtatatggtgattcggccctcgttgttaatcagattaagggtgaatgggaaacgaatcagcctggcctcattccatatagagattatgcgaggaggatttcaacgttcttcactgaggttgacttccatcatattcctcgagatgagaatcggatggcagatgcccttgctacgctagcttcaatgattgtggttaaatattggaatgaagttcccaatatcaccgtgatgcgcttggacagaccaactcatgtatttgcagtagaagaagtaaaagataataagccgtggtattatgatatcaaatgtttccttcagagccagatttacccgcctggggcgtctgtgaaagataggaagactttgaggagattgtcaggcagtttctacctcaatggcgaagtgttttacaaaagaaattttgacatggttctgctcagatgcgtggatagacacgaagcagacctgttgatgactgaggtccatgagggttcatttggtactcattccaatggacatgccatggctagaaagatgttgagaacaagctactattggctgacaatggagtctgactgcttcaaatttgtgaagaaatgccacaagtgtcagatttatgctgataagattcatattcccccaacacttttgaatgtgatctcatcaccatggcctttctccatgtggggaattgacatgatagagccgaaagcatccaatggacacagatttattctcgtagcaattgattacttcaccaagtgggttgaagcgcgtcgtatgcaaatgtgaccaggcaggtggtcgtgaagtttatcaagaatcaactcatatgtcgatatggtgtgccagataagatcattactgataatggatctaacttgaataacaagatgatgaaagagctgtgtagtgaattcaagattgcacatcataattcttctccgtacaaacctaagatgaatggggttgttgaagctgctaataagaacatcaagaaaattatccagaagatggttgttatgtacaaagattggcatgagatgttgccattcgctttacatggatatcatacatctgtccgcacttcaacaggggcaacccctttctctcttgtttatggcatggaggcggtactcccagtagaggtggagatcccatcaatgtgagtcttgatggaggccaagttgactgatgctgaatgggttcagagtcgttatgaccagctgaacttgatagaagaaaagagattgactgccatgtgccacggtcagttatatcagcagaggatgaagaatttttttgataagaaggtcaagcctcgtgtgttccgagaaggtgaccttgtgctcaagaaagttttgtctttcgcgcccgattccaggggcaagtggactccgaactatgagggtccgtatgttgttaagagagccttttcaggcggtgctttgatacttacaactatggatagggaggatttcactcgtcatgtgaattcagatgcagtcaagaaatacttcgcctaaaaaaaactgaatagctcgctaagttgaaaacccgaaggggcggcttaggcaaaaatgagcgtctcggtggattgaaaacccgaaagggcggtccaggcaaaagttagagacacaaaaaatatataataatgatatatgtatccctctagattgagtacctcatcctggggcaatctaggcaaaaattagggatttggcaagtaactgcatcctgacaagactttgttctacaactgtcgtccgtcagagatccttgctcattatcaaccaaagcttcaaatacatcggattcagaactggtggagaaatggtcattatgttcaatgtagcccttttccaatatatatcaccaatttcaaatttgtaaagatctatggagtcttgccattcgaagactaccattctatcaaataaatttgagccttttatccaattattggcactcttatctgtttctattcaacaaatggtttgcatgttttgattaagaaaatatcattgttttaaacgatcaaattcTTTATAatctgtttttaaacaaagtgaacattcacaatgacgaaaggatacttaggagatcctcagtgctctcccaagggtggcacgatccccaacagggtaagatttttgtccatattcctggcatgactgtatctcctccctccggaaccccttgtggtttatccgaccaagtggattgcttgttgagagtcacctctcttcccttcagcagagtagcaatctttcttcctcagcagcttggatctctttgggcaagagcggtatttggtggttgatcccgataaatcctttatctcctcggatagattccccagtagatttgttggtgtggtggaccttgtctgtgataactctcgtccccagctggaatgattgatgattcatcccttgcagagttctttgcttcctggtatctctgatccccagcagattggatactctccagtgaacttggctttctctcttgagatgtagtaccgggttgttaattcctggacctggttgtgttagatatgtctgtctgtcagcatacatcatacataaaccacgcatattcatgcataattataatattcaggtattcatgttgcactctttgccatatatcgttgtttgttgtctcctgctatttaGTGATATACTTtcccaagcagacgtgtgtgtctgatctctccatatagagtcagccccataagcagaaagcgtctatcctttcttccatattccccacgggttatatcctcgtggatgttgattgtttttgttccttcccaacacatatactgggatggttttccccattaagttatatcctcaccgggacaagtcttgatttggtgtgtctatctagtttgatcctagatcggtctcttgagactcttttcctgtttccccgtggtaaatgaataatcgctcaataattagtaattattatcccggcggagtctgtggttctctaccctcataccggtagttgtaagtcatatttatgtggtctactacccagtaaccggtagttgcaaaccccattttgtccccgtgcagagttaaaccttgattgttgttcatcctaaccgatgacgggtactctcttttgtggttctctaccctcataccggtagatgtaattccctccttgttggttatctttatacaaaattcgatagtgacattccttaattttttagtataccacccagtaaccggtgatatatctcttggataattgctctaattacgcaatttatccccagcgggtcatctctcgtctatcttgttgttgttagtaacgattgttcctcccctgaatttgtcatcattatatacctagtttcggtatcccgatgccttttcttttcggtcgatttatcctttattaacccagtaaccggttgtggataatcgtccatgcgagtatattatctacgttctgacggtaatagatagtatatctcatgcactctttggtcgaagccttttgttcttccccagttgagtaagattcgtacccccttttcggagtcgaatgtccatcccataatcgagtttgccttttgccctctttttgaatgatgagtgttttgggaatattccccaattcacgccttgattggtcatcattatatacctagtttcggtatcccgatgccttttcttttcggtcgatttatcctttattaacccattaaccggttgtggataatcgtccatgtgagtatattatctacgttttgacggtaatagatagtatatctcatgcactctttggtcgaagcttttgttcttccccagtcgagtaagattcgtaccccctttacggagtcgaatatccatcctatcatcgagtttgcttttagccctcttttggatgatgagtgttttgggaatattccccaattcacgccttagttggtcacctattatatgcccagtaaccggtatccctggcgttccctcctctctgctccctattatgactttttgtcctctgtgaagtcagattttcctgagttgagatatacctttttaggtcttcctcaaatgatttggttgattgatatctctcacccttataccggtcttagatattcattcttcccgagcatgttgtatctcaccctcataccggcgatcagatcacatgtctccttgagcttattacccagtaaccggtaatacctcgtcccgctgcttccctaggagtgtccttttaggcatccccagcgaagtcccttagtggattgttttcatccggatttttatccgaagtatccgttatggatagtttttgttgtattgacatattcctcaatacatgcacctttgagtcagctcgggtctttccattggatattttccctttggaattatgttccccaagcgttgagtcgtgacctgctcaggcattttattccctctcatatccccataagagtccccagagtctctgtcccattga includes these proteins:
- the LOC127123268 gene encoding uncharacterized protein LOC127123268, with the protein product QKAFDSIKGYLSEPPILSPPVEGRPLIMYLTVFEDSMGCVLGQQDESGKKEYVIYYLSKKFTDCESRYSMLEKTCCALAWAAKRLRQYMINHTTWLISRMDPIKYIFEKHALIGRIARWQMLLSEYDIEYRARKAIKGSILADHLAHQPIEDYQSVQYDFPDEEILYLKMKDCDEPTLDEGPEPGSRWSMVFDGAVNQYGNGIGAVIITPQGAHIPFTARLTFKCTNNMAEYEACIMGLEECIDLRIKHLDVYGDSALVVNQIKGEWETNQPGLIPYRDYARRISTFFTEVDFHHIPRDENRMADALATLASMIVVKYWNEVPNITVMRLDRPTHVFAVEEVKDNKPWYYDIKCFLQSQIYPPGASVKDRKTLRRLSGSFYLNGEVFYKRNFDMVLLRCVDRHENYKRMRQFAETGAAMK